A DNA window from Helianthus annuus cultivar XRQ/B chromosome 15, HanXRQr2.0-SUNRISE, whole genome shotgun sequence contains the following coding sequences:
- the LOC110913527 gene encoding cyclin-dependent protein kinase inhibitor SMR6, with amino-acid sequence MGFSKKHQVDGESLEGKKWVIAGITMRAPLKTLSTRRMKEDDENSNSGNTTPTSKDSRIPEVMTCPPPPRKRRPVVACHNHTNMEFFTSPELDNLFQLLSKSK; translated from the coding sequence ATGGGTTTTTCAAAAAAGCATCAAGTGGATGGTGAATCATTAGAAGGGAAGAAATGGGTGATTGCAGGAATCACCATGAGAGCTCCATTGAAGACTTTATCCACAAGAAGAatgaaagaagatgatgaaaactcAAACTCCGGCAACACAACTCCGACTTCAAAAGATTCAAGAATACCGGAAGTGATGACGTGTCCGCCGCCGCCGAGGAAGCGCCGGCCGGTGGTTGCTTGTCACAACCACACAAATATGGAGTTTTTCACTTCACCGGAGTTGGATAACTTGTTTCAACTCCTCTCAAAATCAAAATAA